From Halanaeroarchaeum sulfurireducens, a single genomic window includes:
- the hisS gene encoding histidine--tRNA ligase, producing MYDRLKGFRDFYPDEMSARRALIDSLEDTARRYGFREVGTPALERTEMYVDKSGEEIVEELYTFTDKGGRELALAPELTPTVARMVVAKQQELAKPIKWFSTRPFWRYEEPQQGRFREFYQTNVDIFGSAEPEADAEILAYAADAMTDLGLSADEFEFRVSHRDILGGLLEAVDSAVDVRAAIRAVDKSAKIETAEYHDLLHEAGLTYDEAETVDDLLDTDDLSALTDFAGTDRVANAVENLQAVLAAAEDYGVREYTTLSLETARGLDYYTGVVFECFDSTGEISRAVFGGGRYDDLIESFGGQPTPAVGVAPGLAPLSLLLQRADVWPEESLSTDYYVLQVGDTRDVAAATARDLRARGHVVETDVSDRSFGAQLEYADAINAETTVIVGERDLANGELTIKDMVSGDQVAVPVEDFPGDREAPRYEDFA from the coding sequence ATGTACGACCGGCTCAAGGGATTTCGTGACTTCTACCCCGACGAGATGAGTGCCAGGCGCGCGCTCATCGACTCGCTCGAGGACACGGCCCGTCGGTACGGGTTCCGCGAGGTGGGCACCCCCGCACTCGAGCGGACGGAGATGTACGTGGACAAGAGCGGCGAGGAGATCGTCGAGGAACTGTACACCTTTACGGACAAGGGGGGCCGCGAGCTCGCGCTCGCGCCGGAGCTCACACCGACGGTTGCGCGGATGGTGGTCGCGAAACAGCAGGAACTCGCAAAGCCCATCAAGTGGTTCTCGACGCGTCCGTTCTGGCGCTACGAGGAGCCTCAGCAGGGTCGATTCCGGGAGTTCTACCAGACGAACGTGGACATCTTCGGATCGGCTGAACCCGAGGCGGACGCCGAGATTCTGGCGTACGCCGCCGATGCGATGACTGACCTCGGCCTCTCGGCCGACGAGTTCGAGTTCCGCGTCTCCCATCGGGACATCCTGGGCGGCCTGCTCGAGGCCGTCGATTCGGCGGTGGACGTGCGCGCGGCGATCCGTGCGGTCGACAAGAGCGCCAAGATCGAGACCGCTGAGTACCACGATCTGCTCCACGAGGCCGGGCTGACCTACGACGAGGCCGAGACGGTCGACGACCTCCTCGACACCGACGACCTCTCGGCGCTCACCGACTTCGCCGGCACCGACCGCGTGGCGAACGCCGTCGAGAACCTCCAGGCCGTCCTGGCAGCGGCCGAGGATTACGGCGTTCGGGAGTACACGACGCTCTCGCTCGAGACCGCCCGCGGCCTCGATTACTACACCGGGGTCGTCTTCGAGTGCTTCGACTCGACCGGCGAGATCTCGCGGGCCGTCTTCGGCGGCGGTCGCTACGACGACCTCATCGAGAGTTTCGGCGGGCAGCCGACGCCCGCGGTCGGCGTCGCGCCCGGGCTGGCGCCCCTCTCGTTGCTCCTCCAGCGCGCAGACGTCTGGCCCGAGGAGTCCCTCTCGACGGACTACTACGTCCTCCAGGTCGGTGACACGCGCGACGTGGCAGCGGCGACCGCCCGCGACCTTCGCGCCCGTGGCCACGTCGTCGAGACGGACGTCTCCGACCGCTCGTTCGGCGCCCAGCTCGAGTACGCCGACGCCATCAACGCGGAGACGACGGTCATCGTCGGCGAACGCGACCTGGCGAACGGGGAGCTCACGATCAAGGACATGGTCTCCGGCGATCAGGTCGCCGTTCCGGTCGAGGACTTCCCCGGGGATCGGGAAGCACCCCGGTACGAGGACTTCGCGTAA
- a CDS encoding DNA-binding protein produces MSNSPDEDDRLEQLRQEKMDNLQQRQEGGEAQQEAMQAQQEQAEAQKNALLKQHLTDGARKRLNTVKMSRPDFGEKVEQQVVALAQSGRLRDKIDEEKMKELLRELTPDSKSFNIERR; encoded by the coding sequence ATGAGCAACAGTCCCGATGAGGATGACCGCCTCGAACAGCTTCGCCAGGAGAAAATGGACAACCTCCAGCAACGACAGGAGGGGGGTGAGGCCCAGCAGGAGGCCATGCAGGCCCAGCAAGAACAGGCCGAAGCACAGAAGAACGCCCTGCTCAAACAGCACCTCACCGATGGCGCCCGCAAGCGGCTCAATACGGTGAAGATGAGCCGACCGGACTTCGGCGAGAAGGTCGAACAGCAGGTCGTCGCGCTCGCCCAGTCCGGGCGACTCCGTGATAAGATCGACGAAGAGAAGATGAAAGAGTTGCTGCGCGAACTCACCCCCGACTCGAAGAGCTTCAACATCGAGCGGCGCTGA
- the truA gene encoding tRNA pseudouridine(38-40) synthase TruA, with product MRAFRIAYDGRPFHGFQRQPSVPTVEDAIFDALRALDVYEGETPPEYSAAGRTDAGVSALAQTVAFRAPEWLVPRAFNAELPESIRAWAWSDVPADFHATHDAEWREYRYVLFAPDLDDDRAREALDVLRGEHDFWNLTPDDERTVRRLRGDLSRDGPYLVVTLRSAGFARELVRRIVSLIRAVGSGAAQPSKVERVLGPNRIEGPEGVPPAPAYPLFLRSVSYDVAFEAGGDTETTSSAFRAVAVENRTRFRVADAIATGIETAIDGSR from the coding sequence ATGCGTGCCTTCCGGATCGCCTACGACGGCCGGCCGTTCCACGGTTTCCAGCGCCAGCCCTCGGTCCCGACCGTCGAAGACGCCATTTTCGACGCCCTGCGCGCTCTCGACGTGTACGAGGGCGAAACACCGCCCGAGTACAGCGCGGCCGGCCGGACGGACGCCGGTGTCTCGGCGCTCGCCCAGACGGTCGCGTTTCGCGCCCCGGAGTGGCTCGTCCCGCGGGCGTTCAACGCCGAACTGCCGGAATCGATTCGGGCGTGGGCCTGGTCGGACGTCCCCGCGGACTTCCATGCGACCCACGACGCCGAGTGGCGGGAGTATCGCTACGTTCTGTTCGCCCCGGACCTGGACGACGACCGGGCCCGTGAGGCCCTCGACGTGCTCCGGGGCGAACACGACTTCTGGAATCTCACTCCCGACGACGAACGGACCGTCCGGCGGCTGCGCGGTGACCTCTCGCGGGACGGGCCGTATCTCGTCGTTACGCTCCGCTCGGCGGGCTTTGCCCGCGAACTGGTCAGGCGAATCGTCTCTCTGATTCGCGCTGTCGGCTCCGGGGCTGCCCAGCCGTCGAAGGTCGAGCGAGTATTGGGGCCGAACCGAATCGAGGGGCCGGAGGGCGTCCCGCCCGCTCCGGCGTACCCGCTTTTCCTCCGGTCGGTATCCTACGATGTCGCATTCGAGGCGGGCGGGGATACCGAGACGACCTCGTCGGCGTTCCGGGCGGTGGCCGTCGAAAACCGGACCCGCTTTCGGGTGGCCGACGCGATCGCGACGGGTATCGAGACGGCGATCGACGGATCCCGATAG
- a CDS encoding DUF7411 family protein, whose product MRLALLYSGGKDSTIAALILDRFYDLTLVTAHFDVTDDWRHAREAANAVGFPFETVEMDREVAEEAIEIMIADGYSRNGIQRVHEHALETLADVFSFEAVADGTRRDDRVPTVSRAQAQRLEDRYDVDYLAPLSGFGRQAVDRLVDAELDVTVGPSEEIGKADYESELRALLAAEHGDDVVHDVFPEHTQTVVNGLSESG is encoded by the coding sequence ATGCGACTCGCCCTCCTGTATTCCGGTGGCAAGGACTCGACAATCGCGGCCCTGATTCTCGATCGATTCTACGACCTCACGCTGGTCACCGCCCACTTCGACGTCACTGACGACTGGCGACATGCCCGCGAAGCGGCGAACGCGGTTGGCTTCCCGTTCGAGACGGTGGAGATGGACCGTGAGGTCGCCGAGGAGGCCATCGAGATTATGATCGCGGACGGGTATTCACGCAATGGCATCCAGCGGGTCCACGAGCACGCCCTCGAGACTCTCGCCGACGTCTTTTCGTTCGAGGCCGTCGCCGACGGGACTCGCCGCGACGATCGGGTGCCAACCGTCTCGCGGGCGCAGGCTCAGCGCCTGGAGGACCGCTACGATGTGGACTATCTCGCCCCGCTTTCCGGGTTTGGCCGTCAGGCCGTCGACCGGCTGGTGGACGCCGAACTCGACGTGACGGTGGGACCGAGCGAGGAGATCGGCAAAGCCGACTACGAGAGCGAACTGCGTGCGCTTCTGGCAGCGGAACATGGCGACGACGTCGTCCACGACGTCTTTCCCGAGCACACACAGACCGTCGTCAACGGGCTGAGCGAGTCGGGCTGA